The sequence attattagctccattgaattattagcacccttgtttattttttaccctaatttccaatttttttaacacatttctaaacataatagttttagtaactcatttctaataactgttttattttatctttgccatgatgagagtaaataatattttactagatatttttcagaacactagtattcagcttaaagtgacatttaaaggcttaactaggttaattaggttaactaggcaggttagggtaattaggcaagttactgtataacgatggtttgttctgtaaactatcaaaaaatataacttaaaagggctaataattttgaccttaaaatggcttttaaaaaaaattaaaaacagcttttattctagctgaaataaaactttctccagaagaaaaaatagtatcagacatactgtgaaaatttccttcctctgctaaacatcatttggaaaatattttaaaaaaagaaaaaaaaaattcaaaggggggtcaataattctgactttaactgtaaatgtaatgcttgtatttgcaccagctctgtgatgcacatccaaaactttatgcattgtgttaaattaggctttctagtgtccgtgttcagtccattacttccactgtatctgttcagctgagggaacggaaccaaccttgtgacgtcagacagtgatattccaaaatagctgcaccctagctctaaaaatataaactattgtaaaacatgctcttttcttcaataatggttacattaatcgagtttgtttattatattttcactaaactggacatcaatttacaaatgaatgtactgtaaacttgactgagtgcttcacttccactttaaagggacagttcacccaaaaaatttaattctgtcatcatttactcaaccttcacttgttccaatcctgtttaagtttctttcatctgttaaactgaaaacagaaaacctataaccacaatccatacttttgttatactggttataatttatttttaacggttaaaaatgctcagctttaatcaaaatataatgttttgcactcaactaaagaaagaaaatcaaacaggtttggaacatattagaggtgggtaaatgatgacaaaatttttatttactttaaaccacgtttatttgtgaggtggtattaactaactcactactttgttaaaaaactttaatttggtggacactttataaatattattttaattgaacaactattaattttaaatgtattacccaagcattatgttgctttatctaataataaatgtaatttaattaaattcaagttcacaTACTGTAGTTATTTTGCTTTAgtcaggtttcagtaagacattaagattaggattattagtgcattaagattgttgtctgttcatttacaatacttgctttaggtgcaagtggcctgacgtttagaagaccgaacttaaaaaaaaaaaaaaaagtattttgacttatttaccatttttctggtttgatttttaatagatttttttctagaacacatagtaaattaaattcttgatctaataatgcgaggaacagacagtttctatgaagttagccagatatgcattactgtgattaaagtgggacgagcaaaagtctacatgactaaaatgtggattttcactaactagtcaaagcatcctgaagatgttgtccgacaggaattcagctccagtactgctgtggtgcagcccatcagcatgggcaagcctaggacgatcctagaaaagattccaattgttaataaagagcaaattcttcacaccatgttaatagccattcattcagagcaaaaagtctgctgaacctttcatgtccacagcagtaagtagaaagctgtccagaaatgatgatctgcattgcaagtgaagtgcatCGGACCGTTTTAACCTGGCcctctgctacctggatttgatacagcaaactttaaatttctagtctatatctgtcacaatgatttacacctaatatggatacatcagaaacaagcaaatgagaaaataagtgagtgattttaaacacttaaaaggttaaaagtttaatgtcattagttcagtgttacccagctggataatgattatcaaataatattgtttgttaaatgaagtatttttacatttatttccaattcagttagttacttaaaaaaatacttacatttgaggtgactcaaacggctgtttgagagagaatactgaacaatttcagggtttatgtggaggttctgagaaggaaaaaggcaggctttatgtacattatttgtgtgaatgaataaaaaatatattgaagtacataacttagacacaatttgtcacacaggtaactgtttaagaaacgcaaataataacaaatgcgtaatattactcacaaacaataaaaggaaagaatattagatagcatcgcggctagaaaataatataagcaaccctgctcaagacacttgctatgtgctacacactgtttatgtaagggaagacaataaataaatatatatatatatatttgtgggtaaagccgtctaataagtacgaatgtataacgttatctgtttaatttgaaattaacggtcgcttgcaatggctttcatggaagcttcgtgttcaatgacaataaaatatttcgacataaatcaatattttacatcaaattatttatatttgtgtgaggtagacgtgtaatttgagtgattatgtatatccagccgattgttattatcgcaaaataatgtttacccaatcttatacaacagcaatcgcttcgcgagacgttcctaaaacaggttacacgacataatgatgcgtgtaggtgtagatatttgtgtgcaaatcgtatctaatttgtatatttattttgccaacttactcaccttccgtgtgttagagatgacagccgtcatgaaatggaggaaaggagccgttacaactcgctatttgaaaacgctcctgcgacctgcgcgtgcacgatgatgcgcgtcagcgtcatgtttatattattttgttagttccggttaatttttatttatttattttggcaacacaattaattccattccattaatccaagaaacagatgaaaaaaaaacatttaatttagaaaaataaaaatgtacaaaatactgcattcattagcaagttatctttgttggtttatcaaaacaaactggaggaatactttttattaataacccagagcccatagcctatatacttaagtttagttatatcttaaatatttttcatgagtggatttttgaagaactgtgctataatagttctatttttataaaaataacaacaataataatagcttaatatttattattattattattgttaatattattattgcagcagttgttgttgttattattattgttttaaatgacagacaaattgacagaaaattgaattagccccctataataattatcattttcataattgtacaagcctgtgcatgtttttgtctcttttttcctctgttgtggctcatttgtattttattctccaaaattacttttacattttcacattttttcacaatttcccagtcagtCTCCTAACTGCAATCAAGTCAACATTTAGACTCTTATCAATGATATTcttgtgttcacagtgagtgccacacaaaaaagaaaaacaaacaccaaatttcatatcattctaaaagcacaaataactaagtaaatattaagtaaattaacatccatctcattttctggtctccacaattgtctatttaattataacaaaaaaaaaaatcttttggttcctttaagtgctagcttttagaggagagatccaccaggaaccattatataagttcatagatctttcagtaactcttttttgaaaattgagttcctccaataactttcaaagtgcttcgaggtcttagtgtaaggaaacagtgactccagaacctcagtattgacaaaaaagtgcttgtaggatcccagttactgcaaaagggtcctgcaagcactgcaaagactgtcagtggttcctcaaggaacccctttttgagaaaaagagctttgaggcacttaaaatacatgttgaagttccttgagtactcaacagagtacttgaagcacctttactttttacagtgtaggtcatttgtattttgtattgagAGTTGAGTTACATGGCTCTGTTGTTATCCGCCCAATGAAACAGCACTCAGCAGATGGACTTAAACATGTTAAGACGGTCTTTTAAATGTTGCGACTGCACTGTCTGCCAGTGTCCAGCCGGATGAGCAGCTTTGTAATGGACACACAAAGAAGGGCACAAGGGAGATGTCCATCAGACATTATTAAACCATTAAATCTTCCTTTTGGCTCATATCTGAATTACTCTAAACGTTTCGTGGTATGCTGGAATTGTGCTTCTCATTACACTCAATGAGAGCCATCATTCTATATTAAAGGACAAATAATGTGCTTGTATCAAATATTTAGTGCTTTGTTTTCCAGAATACGCATATTACAGCTGTTTTTTATATTGTGTGCATgagttgcaaaataaaaataggatCCTGTTTTACACATTTTGATTGAATCAACGTCATTTGTAGAATTTAATTGTGCAGTTCACTGTACTATTTAAATactaattacagtattatttgaATGAGTAGAAATGCAATTAATACTATGAAAAATATGCAATAGTGAATTAAAATACCACTATTGTTAAAATGTCTTGTGTtataatgaggatgatgatgatgatgataagcaAGTCATAATAAGTAGAACAATAAGTAAAAACTatatgcttttatatatatatatatattcaatatatatatatatattatatatatatattcaaggttgtagttgtagtagttccaggttggaccccttttgccaaGGTACTGAAACAAGGCACTGAAAATATATTCCTCAGAaatgttggtccatattgacatgatagcatcagaactgccttaatcattcttggcatagattcaacaaggtactggaaatattcttcagagattttggttttattgacatgatagcatcactatCATGTTGCTGCTGATTTGACCGCTGCACATCCATgctgcgaatctctcgttccaccactacccaaaggtgctctattggatgtaaatctggtgactgtagaggccatttgtgTGAATTGATTGTCATGtaaagaaaccagcctgagatgatttgcgctttataatatggcacgttatcctgctgaaagtagccatcataagatgtgtacattgtggtcataaagggatggacatggtcagcaacaatactcaggtaggctgtggctttgacatgatgctcagttggtccTAATGGGCCGAAAGTGTCCcacaaaatatcccccacaccacctcaaccagcctgaactgttgatacaaggcaggatggatccatggtttcatgttgttgatggcaaattctgacactATCCAAacgtcacagcagaaatcgagactcatcagaccaggtaatgtttctccaatcttctattgtctaattttggtgagcctgtttgaattgtagcctcagtttcctgttcttagcttacaAGAGTGGCacgcggtgtggtcttctgctgctgtaacccatccgcctcaaagtttgatgtattgtgcattcagagatgctcttctgcttacCATGGgtgtaaagagtggttatttgagttacttttgcttttatatcagcttgaaccagtctggccattctcctctgacctctggcatcaacaagacatttgcacccacagaactgccacttactggatggttgtgtgtgaaaatcccagtatatcagcCATTTCTATAATACTTAGACTatcccatctggcaccaacaaccatgccatgttcaaagtcacttaaatcatctttcttccgtATTCTGATGTTCGATTTGAActacagatcgtcttgaccatgtctacattcctaaatgcattgagttgctgccaataTTTATatatcctcctagggcttgagtgtccacataagtgaacagcacattttagctcttaagtggctatttaaaatacttcgagtgttttataatttgttacagacatacagtgtcatcctgcaactgttttgtagcatatgaaatgtcccaaatcctatttttaactgtccaaaatgggaaaaaaattgtttttattctctgatagtcaaagcaattaaaaatatatatgcattaaaacaattcaggaaaaagtgttttatgtaaattcggaccacgagtccacatatatggacatcgtTTTTCTCTAAAGGTACATAATTTCAAACAATGATACttacatttttattctaattaggttccaatatgcccaaatagcaaagagaaataaaagaaatgcatgtaaaaaaacaccttgagcCTTAAGaggttataatataatataatataatataatataatataatataatataatataatataatataatataatataacataatattatattatatatatatatatatatatatatatatatatatatatatatatatatatatatatatatatatatatatatatatatatatatatatatatatatatatatatatatatatatatatatatatatatatatatatatataatacagacaaatttaacaacaaccacaacaaaaaATGTGAGTTTGCATGAATGCATTTGCATGAATTAAGCTATGGTTTCATCAatagacaaaaagaaaaacaagcagGAATTATAAGGATTATATACTTGAAAAGATCGTCATAATGCATCAAACTCTTTGCACTTTTCTTTATATTTGTAAAAGAGGAAACAATAGTTAAATTTAGCGAGAAAAAACGAGAAATATAAAGAAGATTTCAGCCATTTTTGCTTATGAATGAAAACATTTCGCATTCAATAATATAAATTAACAATGTATTTAAAAGATAAAGGCTTGGTATTTTTTAAGTAACATATTTGAGGACAAAAGTATGGGGCACATTTGTTAATTTACAAACGTAAGAGCTCAATTCAACCCAATAAATGAATGCATAGCTACAGTTCGCTGAGCGTGAAAACGATGTCAAACCAATTAATAAGCAAGTCAGCGTGAGCTCTGAAGCTACGCGAGATTTCGCGGCGAGATCTGGCTGTTTTCAACATGGCAGGCAGCAAGTTGGTGCTAGAAGGGAGGATCAGTATTATTAGCTTTATCTCAGGACTGGCCGTCATCATAATACCTTTACTTGTCAAATTCGGCTCTCACGTGGACTGGATATTCGATTACCTCACAGACGTGAATGGCAAAATAGCCATCGCGGCGTATATTACAGTTATCAATGGCTTCCTGCTAATCATATACAAGGGACCTTTATATAAGGTAAGACTCAAGAGAGACTGTCTGGAAGATGTGTGTTAGGCAAATAAAACTACCATAGTCTAACCGAAACgcatatgaataattaaaataaatgaagaaatatgTAGCTGTGTAACGTTAGTTTCAAAGTCTTCAGGACTGTAGAAGTGTCCTGTGTGCAGGTGTAATCCTATTATAAGCACTCTAATGGGATCTCCTAGGGGTGTCTCTGTCAATATCAATAAGCTCTAACTGTTACAAGAAGACAATAAGAAGTATGTGGGTTTGCAGCATCCGGATTTGACTACCTATATCTTGCTTTTTCCTCATTTAGGTGGCTGTTCGAGCCTGCTTTCTTGGATTTGCCTTTGGATGTGGTCTCACTTTAAGTTTTGCAGATACAACATGGACACACTTTGGATGGTAAATAAGTTTTTGTTaagtattaaattatatttgaagACTTTAACTACAAACAAGACAACTACAacaactttaaagggatagttcaccagaaaatgaaaatgtactcaccatttactctccctcgagtGGTTACAAATATTTATGAGTTTTGTATTCTTTTGGACACTAAAGAGAATATTTTGAGGAAAGTTTGGACATctggaaccattgacttccatagtggggaAAAACAagtactacggaagtcaatggttactggtttcaactttcttcaaaatgtcatctTTTGTGGTTAAcacaaacaagtaaagagtgagtaaatgatgacaaaatgttcagttatggttgaactatctctttaggCTCAtatggcttttttcttttttttaaaaaggtattttcaGCAGTATCCTATGTTTATTTTAGTTGCATGGGAATGAAAAGGTTATAGTCAATATGATCTATTAGAATGGCTTATTTTTATCACATAAAAGTGAAATCTTTGAACCTAGATACACCTGAACAATTCAGTGTCAGACTCCATTCTCTGATGTCAAACCTGtgatattattttgtaaattaatgaCGTGGAAGATGGAATTGGATGGAAGTGATGACAATAagatatgattttatatatatatatatatatatatatatatatatatagagagagagaaagagagagagagagagagagattatcttttgatttatatttattgcaTTTGTCATTTATTCTGAAATTGCTTTTAAGAGTAACAGAATCTGAACATAGAAGTTTGattaaaatgctcatttaaaaaaaataaattattacaaaacaaGAATGTGTGGTGTGGACGTGATTTGTCTTCTGTCATCTGGTATTGACTCCTGTTTCGTTCCACTAGGTATATGTGTTCACTGTCCTTTTTTCACTACTCGGAGTACCTGGTTACTGCCATCATTAACCCGCGCAGTCTTTCTCTGGACTCCTTCCTGCTCAACCACAGTGTTGAGTACACATTAGCAGCTGTTTCCTCCTGGCTGGAGTTCACTGTAGAAAAGCTCCTCGTTCCAGGTTTGTTTTGCAGACCAATGATTTAAGGGTCTACTGACTTGGTTTAGGATTGCTTTGGTAAAGCCTATAGTATGTTTTTGAACTTCGCAGAATGTATAAACGCCTAATACCAATATAAAGATGTCATAATACATCTGAGTCTGTTTTGAAGCAGAAGAGATGTGTTGAAATAAAAGcgtagtttaaattttttttttagatataaccaattaacaaaatgaaatgataatTTCAGACACCATTATGCAcaaattatacattaataaagttatatataaaatGGTATTGTGTCAATAAAAAGTTATGTAACATGCATGCTTTTGGAATTCATTTTGTATATGAATGTGTGCCGagagattagtttttttattaaaataaggaTTGTTCAGGTCCAATCGGAGCCGGTATGTGATAATAATATacagatttttaatgatttatgagGATTAAAcgtaattttttgtatttttgttttcaagaGATTACGGTGACCTCTCTGTTATATTTTCTTCTTCCTTtttcactgttattattattcagctcttaaaaagtattaaaagttgataaatcaatttagagaaatttaagacccctaaaaagtattgaaaagtcttaaatgatattttagaaggtattaaatgtattatttttgataatgtcatttatagttgtatgctaaagtttgccctAATTTAATCTGCAAATATTGGCAAAAAAAAGTCacatactcatttatttattttcaatttcaaaaatttaaaaattagaaatatattattatatgttattattaataataatgtatttttgtcataaaatattgaaatgtacTTATTCCTCGTGTTTGAAATGAATTCAAtgtgtttaaaattaaatgtttattccTCTACCTATTTTTGAAAGAATTAATGCAGGTGAACTgactctgttttttttcttttttttccccatcaGAGATAAAGCAGTTGAACTGGCTGTGTTTAGTCGGTTTGGTGATGGTTATGTGTGGGGAGGGTCTGCGCAAAGCTGCCATGTTGACAGCAGGGTCCAACTTCAACCATATAGTGCAGAATGAGAAGGCCCAGAGCCACGTTCTGGTCACCACTGGAGTTTACGCCCTCTTCAGACATCCTTCCTATGTGGGCTGGTTTTACTGGAGCATCGGCACTCAGGTACATTTACAATTAAGCAACCTATTCTAATGGTTTGTAATTGGTCTTGGAGACTATACTATTGGATTTTGTCCATCCATGggccaaaaacattttaaagtccccaaaaaatctaaactaaccatatgattttgttagctcacatttccagtttttggtgaacaattcatctgtgcatatcattaagaaaaaaatagtttgcccttctaattTATCAGATTTTGAGGTAATGGGAGTAGCTAACACACTTAACCATGCTGGTTTAAccgtcagttttgacaacaaacagaaatagtgagCAGAAGTAGTCTGtaaggttgtaataactcttctaaaacccctttcccgatctttctgaataaaatgcctacttCACCCATTCAGCCCAcggtagaaaaacaagccacgtccactgtttgctcatttaatattctgtgtCTTttggaactgcatcacaatatgaaaaaataacaactgcagcttctggttcattgAGACTCTAAATTTATCATAATATACATTGCAGCTCATTTCTTTATCTCCAATGCCTGCCTTTCTGAAACTACTCCACtaggttctgattggtcagatgacccagttTGTTTTGATTGGTCTATCACTTAAATGGATAAAAATCCAAAACtgtaaattctgtcatgatttactgatcattcacttgttacaaacctgtttgatttatTTCGTCTGTAAAACACAcgagaaggtattttgaaaaatgctgaaaacctgtatcaattgacttccatagtgtttgtctTTCCTACAGTGgagtcaatggatacaggtttctAATATTGAtataacttttgtgttcaacagaaaaaaggaacTCCTAAAGGTTTGCAAACACTTGAGTAAATGTTGAGTACCTTTTCACTTTTGGTGTGAACTGTGCCTTAAAATGGGGCAATTTGGAAATCAGAATTTGAGCTTTAGAGGCTTCCTCGGCACTTGTAAACACTGATATAAAGGGTAACCATAGCATTGGTTTTACCATACCAGTTTGAGTGCTTATCCTTTGCAAGGGCATTACAAAGTGCGATACAAAAAACAACATCTTGACGTGTTGACAACACAAAGCAAACTCATCCAAGCCTCAGCTACAACTACACTGTTAACGGGATAAAATGGATGTTGTTTGCTGACAGAATGGAGAATATTCATTAACCGAATATTTATGGTTAACTGGTCagcataatattaaattattatttaattaaaaaaataattgatgtgtctattttgtgtctgacacattaaatattgcattttaaaatgctgatttattttaacatgcgaacaacagcatacagaacaaCAGAGCATATTCACTCACACCTACAGCACAGAAAGAAAAgagtaaactaaacaaaaataataaaataaataggcctgccctagatatttttcaccgCATGTGATCAAAGACAATGAcgaggctcatatgttgacttttagtaaagtatagg comes from Danio aesculapii chromosome 23, fDanAes4.1, whole genome shotgun sequence and encodes:
- the icmt gene encoding protein-S-isoprenylcysteine O-methyltransferase, which translates into the protein MAGSKLVLEGRISIISFISGLAVIIIPLLVKFGSHVDWIFDYLTDVNGKIAIAAYITVINGFLLIIYKGPLYKVAVRACFLGFAFGCGLTLSFADTTWTHFGWYMCSLSFFHYSEYLVTAIINPRSLSLDSFLLNHSVEYTLAAVSSWLEFTVEKLLVPEIKQLNWLCLVGLVMVMCGEGLRKAAMLTAGSNFNHIVQNEKAQSHVLVTTGVYALFRHPSYVGWFYWSIGTQIMLCNPICILGYTVASWRFFRERIEEEEISLIHFFGEDYIEYKKKVFTGLPFISGIRVNS